A genomic segment from Bacteroidota bacterium encodes:
- a CDS encoding glycosyltransferase family 1 protein produces MITVALLFREKRPNGFSIEEIFKTIERELAQQVVFKKFYVNKSKSKFWNIKAVAKIKADVYHITGDCNYLALGIPPEKTILTVHDIGHYENTLSGLKKWLYGLFWFKWPLQKAHHITCISNFTKSKLIEYFKIDAAKINVIYNPYPALFKANLKTFRTKTPIILQIGAGHNKNTARLIEAIKGLDCKLLLINGLNENIEKQLKQNQISYISKSKLSFDEVYEAYCFADIVFFASTYEGFGLPIVEANATGRVIITSTVASMPEIAGDSAYLVNPLSVEEIRTALQNIIENADLRSQLIKNGFENIKRFESYEIANQYFQLYCKVAQK; encoded by the coding sequence GTGATAACCGTAGCTTTACTTTTTAGAGAAAAAAGACCTAACGGTTTTTCGATTGAAGAGATATTTAAAACCATTGAACGGGAACTTGCACAACAGGTGGTGTTCAAAAAGTTTTATGTCAATAAATCAAAATCGAAATTCTGGAATATTAAAGCGGTAGCTAAAATAAAAGCTGACGTGTACCATATAACGGGCGATTGTAACTATTTGGCTTTAGGCATACCACCTGAAAAAACCATATTAACCGTACATGATATTGGCCATTATGAAAACACTTTAAGTGGTTTAAAAAAATGGCTTTATGGTTTGTTTTGGTTTAAATGGCCTTTACAAAAAGCCCATCATATAACGTGTATTTCTAATTTTACTAAAAGTAAGCTCATTGAGTATTTTAAAATTGATGCTGCTAAAATTAATGTTATTTATAATCCATACCCTGCATTATTCAAAGCCAATTTAAAAACATTCAGAACCAAAACACCTATTATATTACAAATAGGTGCCGGCCATAATAAAAATACTGCCCGATTAATTGAAGCCATAAAAGGTTTAGATTGTAAGCTATTGCTTATAAACGGGCTCAATGAAAATATAGAAAAACAACTTAAACAAAATCAGATTTCATATATCAGTAAATCAAAATTATCATTTGATGAAGTATATGAAGCCTACTGTTTTGCTGATATTGTATTTTTTGCTTCCACTTACGAAGGTTTTGGATTACCCATAGTAGAAGCCAATGCAACCGGAAGAGTTATTATTACTTCAACCGTTGCTTCCATGCCCGAAATTGCAGGCGACTCTGCTTATTTAGTTAATCCATTAAGTGTGGAAGAAATAAGAACCGCTCTACAAAACATAATAGAAAACGCAGACTTAAGAAGCCAATTAATAAAAAATGGTTTTGAAAACATTAAACGTTTTGAGTCGTACGAAATTGCAAACCAATATTTTCAATTGTATTGTAAAGTAGCACAAAAATGA
- a CDS encoding glycosyltransferase family 4 protein, producing the protein MKLLVLYAELMPYNMACFKSLVNNWETTIHVVRWDKKVLTPYQPENIDGVTYYNRSAFSLEQIKSLYNTLQPDAIFVSGWMDKDYLKICKIAKLNKVPVITSADSQWTGSIKQRLGAISAKFYFKKLFDYIMIPGAYQFEFAKRIGFKNNQILFNLYAGDVSFYSKLYQEHLPQKTNQYPKNILFLGRFADVKNCRLLIDAFTELTHPQKAAWKIYFIGNGPLEKDIPVNDNFKIYPFMPPLELVKVLPKIGFFCLPSKKEPWGVVVHEMAAYGLPLLISNACGAATAFVKNAYNGFTFQSENKASLQFQLLQLFNKTDEELLAMGKKSNQLAKQILPDIWASEMVHIMQTKINHTIEQA; encoded by the coding sequence ATGAAATTATTAGTTTTATACGCAGAGTTAATGCCCTACAACATGGCTTGTTTTAAAAGTCTGGTGAATAATTGGGAGACAACTATTCATGTAGTAAGGTGGGATAAAAAAGTATTAACTCCTTATCAACCGGAAAATATTGATGGTGTTACTTACTATAATCGTTCTGCTTTTTCATTAGAACAAATAAAATCTTTATACAACACACTCCAACCCGATGCCATTTTTGTAAGTGGCTGGATGGATAAAGACTATTTGAAAATATGTAAAATAGCCAAGCTAAATAAAGTACCTGTTATAACCAGTGCCGACAGCCAATGGACAGGTTCCATAAAACAACGTTTAGGAGCCATTAGTGCTAAATTTTATTTTAAAAAGCTGTTTGATTATATCATGATTCCTGGTGCTTATCAATTTGAATTTGCCAAAAGAATTGGTTTTAAAAATAACCAGATTTTATTCAATTTATATGCCGGTGATGTTTCTTTTTATTCAAAATTATACCAGGAACATTTACCACAAAAAACCAATCAATATCCCAAAAACATTCTTTTTTTAGGTCGCTTTGCCGATGTAAAAAATTGCAGGTTACTCATTGATGCTTTTACAGAATTAACACATCCGCAAAAGGCAGCATGGAAAATATACTTTATAGGAAATGGACCGCTTGAAAAAGATATTCCCGTAAACGATAATTTTAAAATATATCCTTTTATGCCACCACTAGAGTTGGTTAAAGTGTTACCGAAGATTGGGTTTTTTTGCTTACCGAGTAAAAAAGAACCTTGGGGGGTTGTAGTGCATGAAATGGCAGCTTACGGGTTGCCTTTATTGATATCAAACGCATGTGGCGCAGCAACAGCATTTGTAAAAAATGCATATAACGGTTTTACTTTCCAATCAGAAAACAAAGCATCATTACAATTTCAATTATTACAACTGTTTAATAAAACCGATGAAGAGTTACTGGCAATGGGCAAAAAAAGCAACCAGTTAGCCAAACAAATACTACCCGATATATGGGCCAGTGAAATGGTTCATATTATGCAAACAAAAATAAACCATACTATAGAACAAGCGTAA
- the asnB gene encoding asparagine synthase (glutamine-hydrolyzing), with product MCGISGYINTNLSKEKLQNMLLCMKHRGPDDDGIFISANEKVGLGQVRLSIIDLSMHGHQPLFSDDGNWLIVFNGEIYNFKDIKAKLQAAGHEFKSNSDTEVLLHAYQKWGIDCLQELNGMFAFAIHNIRENTTFIARDRFGEKPLYYQQTADNGFIFASEIRSLLASTVVKPKLNRAVLPEFLAQQTVHYPNTLIENVYSLEPAHYILIDENTFEKKCYWQAQINPVEISHEQALKQVRDLFIDSVDKRLISDAPLGAFLSGGIDSTILVGVAANINKTKFNTYTVAFDNPAFKDGYYSQIAAKHFGTIHHEIKLSLNDVLHEIPQALQSIDHPSADGVNSYLVSKAVKRAGLKVALSGLGGDEIFGGYASFKQLSNLAQNNKFVKLVPQGIRKGISNAVVNTNSSIKLQKISAYLQSDLSIESNYTITRQYFFNNQIKELSKNKFAGYNIPKENIPQAYSYSTISKLELDYYMHDVLLRDTDQMSMANSLEVRAPFLDHRLLELVLSIENSYKTDPRINKSLFVKALIDFIPEELLYRPKQGFVMPFDNWMRNELNTYCKQKLTYLKEKDIFDAHAIDHYWQCYLNKTGNVNWARLWLLVSLANWLETNNIN from the coding sequence ATGTGCGGAATTAGCGGATACATCAATACCAACTTATCAAAAGAAAAACTACAAAACATGTTGCTTTGCATGAAGCACCGTGGGCCTGACGATGATGGTATATTTATTTCGGCTAATGAAAAAGTGGGATTAGGACAAGTACGCTTAAGTATTATTGATTTAAGTATGCATGGCCACCAGCCTTTGTTTAGTGACGATGGAAACTGGCTTATCGTTTTTAATGGTGAGATTTATAATTTTAAAGATATAAAAGCAAAACTGCAAGCTGCAGGGCATGAGTTTAAATCAAACTCCGATACAGAAGTATTGTTACATGCTTACCAAAAATGGGGTATTGATTGTTTACAGGAGTTGAATGGTATGTTTGCTTTTGCCATACACAATATCCGCGAAAACACCACTTTTATTGCCCGTGACCGCTTTGGCGAAAAGCCATTGTATTACCAGCAAACGGCTGATAACGGATTTATTTTTGCTTCTGAAATACGTTCATTGCTGGCATCAACAGTGGTTAAACCAAAATTAAACAGGGCAGTATTACCTGAGTTTTTAGCACAACAAACCGTACATTACCCCAATACACTCATTGAAAATGTATATAGTTTAGAGCCTGCTCACTATATATTAATTGATGAAAATACTTTTGAGAAAAAATGTTACTGGCAGGCACAAATTAATCCTGTTGAAATAAGCCATGAACAAGCACTTAAGCAAGTAAGAGATTTATTTATAGACTCGGTTGATAAACGCTTAATCAGCGATGCTCCTTTAGGCGCTTTCCTTTCAGGTGGAATAGACTCTACTATTTTAGTGGGAGTAGCAGCTAACATTAACAAAACAAAATTCAATACCTATACCGTAGCTTTCGATAATCCCGCATTTAAAGATGGCTACTATTCGCAAATTGCAGCCAAACATTTTGGTACCATTCACCACGAAATAAAGTTAAGCTTAAACGATGTTTTGCATGAAATACCGCAGGCATTGCAAAGCATAGATCATCCGTCAGCCGATGGCGTAAACTCCTATTTGGTTTCAAAAGCAGTAAAACGTGCAGGCTTAAAAGTAGCCCTTTCAGGTTTGGGTGGTGATGAAATATTTGGCGGATACGCCAGCTTTAAGCAGCTATCAAACCTAGCCCAAAACAACAAATTTGTTAAACTGGTTCCTCAAGGCATTAGAAAAGGAATAAGCAATGCTGTTGTCAACACAAACTCAAGTATTAAACTGCAAAAAATAAGCGCTTACTTACAATCAGACTTAAGCATTGAAAGCAATTATACCATTACACGCCAATACTTTTTTAACAACCAGATAAAAGAGTTAAGTAAAAACAAATTTGCTGGCTATAATATTCCAAAAGAGAATATACCTCAAGCATACTCCTACTCTACTATTTCAAAACTAGAGTTAGATTATTATATGCACGATGTATTGTTACGTGATACAGACCAAATGAGCATGGCAAACTCATTAGAAGTACGTGCACCTTTTCTCGACCATCGTTTACTGGAATTAGTACTTTCTATTGAAAACAGTTATAAAACTGACCCTAGAATAAATAAATCGTTGTTTGTAAAAGCCCTGATTGATTTTATACCGGAAGAATTATTATACCGTCCAAAACAAGGCTTTGTAATGCCTTTTGACAATTGGATGCGTAATGAATTAAACACCTACTGCAAACAAAAACTAACATACCTGAAAGAAAAGGATATATTTGATGCACATGCAATAGACCATTACTGGCAATGTTATCTGAACAAAACGGGCAATGTAAATTGGGCCCGTTTGTGGTTATTGGTAAGCCTTGCAAACTGGCTTGAAACAAATAATATTAACTAA
- a CDS encoding glycosyltransferase family 4 protein codes for MNLPKPKILAFFDFFFPAYKSGGPARSSLGLVETLGMYYDFEIFTRSTDKDFKEKLQGIESANWCDVKGAKVFYSTNAIQILKAAKKVEYDVYYFNSFFSAAYTILPLLLISLGILPEKPIILAPRGEFSENALAIKNWKKKIYLKLFNSFLYNKVIFHASSNFERWDIIKATRVKYSQVRVALNLRPISEFSAIQYKPITKESGELKLVFISRISAMKNIDFALRVLKNCKTNITLDIYGIVDDKAYWSECKTLIAELPAHIKVVYKSEVSQKNVFGVLQNYHVMFLPTRGENFGHSILESFMANRPALISNVTIWRNLEQQKAGWDLTLHDENLFVRKLDELNAMDNDTYQQFVSGAHQMAQNYFYDSEKVNAYKKLFDY; via the coding sequence GTGAATTTACCCAAACCAAAAATTTTAGCTTTCTTCGATTTTTTCTTCCCTGCCTATAAATCAGGAGGGCCCGCAAGGTCTTCATTAGGCTTGGTGGAAACATTAGGAATGTATTATGATTTTGAGATTTTTACCCGTAGTACTGACAAGGATTTTAAAGAGAAACTACAAGGCATTGAAAGTGCTAATTGGTGCGATGTAAAAGGGGCAAAAGTATTTTACTCAACCAATGCTATTCAAATACTAAAAGCTGCTAAAAAAGTAGAGTACGATGTGTATTACTTTAATAGTTTCTTTTCAGCAGCATACACTATTTTACCATTGCTGCTCATATCGTTAGGCATACTACCCGAAAAGCCAATTATACTAGCTCCAAGAGGTGAATTTTCAGAGAATGCATTGGCCATTAAAAACTGGAAGAAAAAAATTTATCTAAAACTGTTCAACTCCTTTTTATACAACAAAGTTATTTTCCATGCTTCCTCTAATTTTGAAAGATGGGACATTATAAAAGCTACCCGGGTTAAATACTCACAAGTACGCGTAGCACTTAATTTAAGGCCTATTTCAGAGTTTTCGGCCATACAATACAAACCCATCACCAAAGAAAGTGGTGAGTTAAAACTGGTGTTTATTTCACGTATATCAGCCATGAAAAATATTGATTTTGCATTAAGAGTACTTAAAAACTGCAAAACAAATATTACCCTTGATATATATGGTATTGTTGACGATAAAGCTTACTGGAGCGAATGCAAAACCTTAATAGCTGAATTACCTGCCCATATTAAAGTAGTTTACAAAAGCGAGGTTTCACAAAAAAATGTATTTGGTGTTTTACAAAACTACCATGTTATGTTTTTACCTACACGGGGCGAAAACTTCGGGCACTCCATATTAGAATCATTTATGGCCAATAGGCCGGCATTAATTAGCAATGTAACTATCTGGCGTAATTTAGAACAGCAAAAAGCCGGATGGGATTTAACCCTTCATGATGAAAACCTTTTTGTTCGTAAATTAGATGAACTGAATGCAATGGATAATGACACCTATCAGCAGTTTGTTTCAGGTGCACACCAAATGGCACAAAACTATTTTTACGATAGTGAAAAAGTAAACGCTTATAAAAAATTATTTGATTATTAA
- the asnB gene encoding asparagine synthase (glutamine-hydrolyzing), whose protein sequence is MCGIVGIVSKESDQLIDNLVRSIVHRGPDDYGCYNGNGISLGHRRLSIVDLSPLGHQPMISADDDYVLIYNGEIYNHSIIRERLSEKGYTFKGTSDTETLLYAYIEYGPKILNELNGIFAFAIYSKSKNELFIARDQFGVKPLYYMAEKDTFLFSSELKSLIKHPTLNKSIDHTAIMDYVNYLYSPAEKTPFSQIQKVAPGHYIIYDLNTHTYKQHQYYDIPFTGKVNSASLEELSFQLEKKLFDAVERQLMSDVPVGFFLSGGLDSSLVAAIAQQLNPDKPLTCFTIDSGEGKVTEEGFANDLLYAKLLADKFNFNLHIVDAKVDILKDFDKMIWHLDEPQADPAPLNVLNICQAARGKGIKVLLGGTAGDDLFSGYRRHQALHYEKLFTYIPSTLRTTAKDVSKRLDASKPINRRLRKFLHDADKSKLERMAGYFAWLPYENNLSLYSDKVKKELSTYRPNQILFDLLRNIPNETADLNKMLYWEMKTFLMGHNLNYTDKMSMAVGVEARVPFLDLELVNFSTTIPDHFKLKGQTTKYILKKVAEKYLPHEIIYRPKSGFGAPVRKWITEDLDEMIKERLSPNKIKARGIFNEEAVWQLIKDNKDGRIDASYTVWSLLSIESWMQQFVDGEKLF, encoded by the coding sequence ATGTGCGGAATTGTTGGAATAGTTAGTAAAGAATCAGATCAGTTGATAGACAACTTGGTTCGCTCCATTGTGCATAGAGGCCCTGACGATTATGGTTGCTATAATGGCAATGGCATTTCATTGGGTCACAGACGTCTTTCTATTGTTGATTTAAGTCCTTTAGGGCATCAGCCCATGATTTCAGCCGATGATGATTATGTATTAATTTACAATGGTGAAATTTATAACCACAGTATTATAAGAGAACGTTTATCAGAAAAAGGCTACACCTTTAAAGGCACAAGCGATACAGAAACACTTTTGTATGCTTACATAGAATACGGACCTAAAATACTCAATGAGTTAAACGGAATTTTTGCTTTTGCTATTTATTCAAAAAGTAAAAATGAACTCTTTATAGCCCGCGATCAGTTTGGCGTAAAGCCATTGTATTACATGGCCGAAAAAGATACTTTTTTGTTCTCGTCAGAGCTAAAAAGCTTAATAAAACATCCAACACTTAATAAAAGTATTGACCATACTGCTATTATGGACTATGTAAATTATTTATATAGTCCTGCAGAAAAAACACCCTTTTCGCAAATACAAAAAGTAGCACCCGGTCATTACATAATATACGATTTAAATACTCATACTTACAAGCAACACCAATACTACGATATTCCATTTACCGGAAAAGTAAATTCAGCAAGTTTGGAAGAGCTTAGTTTTCAGTTAGAGAAAAAACTATTTGATGCTGTTGAAAGGCAATTAATGAGTGATGTGCCGGTTGGCTTTTTCCTTTCAGGTGGACTTGATTCAAGCTTAGTAGCAGCTATTGCCCAACAGCTTAATCCTGATAAGCCACTGACTTGTTTTACTATTGACTCCGGTGAGGGAAAGGTAACCGAAGAAGGTTTTGCCAATGATTTACTATATGCTAAACTATTAGCCGATAAATTCAACTTTAACTTACATATAGTAGATGCTAAAGTTGATATTTTAAAAGACTTTGATAAAATGATTTGGCACTTAGATGAGCCACAAGCAGACCCTGCCCCGCTTAATGTATTAAACATTTGCCAGGCAGCAAGAGGCAAAGGAATTAAAGTTTTATTAGGCGGAACCGCGGGCGATGATTTGTTTTCGGGTTATAGAAGACACCAGGCTTTACATTACGAAAAACTTTTCACCTATATACCAAGCACATTACGAACAACAGCCAAAGATGTTAGCAAAAGGTTAGATGCATCAAAACCTATTAACAGGCGTTTAAGAAAGTTTTTGCATGATGCAGATAAAAGCAAATTAGAACGTATGGCAGGCTATTTTGCATGGCTGCCTTACGAAAATAATTTAAGCCTTTATTCGGATAAAGTAAAAAAAGAATTAAGTACCTACAGACCTAATCAAATATTATTTGACCTGTTAAGAAACATTCCAAACGAAACAGCAGACTTAAACAAAATGTTGTATTGGGAAATGAAAACCTTTTTAATGGGACATAACCTGAACTATACCGACAAAATGAGTATGGCTGTTGGTGTTGAAGCACGTGTACCCTTTTTAGATTTAGAGTTGGTAAACTTTAGTACAACCATACCCGACCACTTTAAACTGAAGGGACAAACAACTAAGTATATTCTAAAAAAAGTAGCTGAAAAATACCTTCCCCATGAAATTATATACCGCCCAAAATCAGGCTTTGGAGCACCGGTAAGGAAATGGATAACAGAAGACTTAGACGAGATGATTAAAGAAAGATTATCGCCTAATAAAATAAAAGCTCGTGGTATTTTTAACGAAGAAGCCGTTTGGCAATTGATAAAAGACAATAAAGATGGTAGAATAGATGCCTCTTATACAGTTTGGAGCTTACTCTCCATTGAAAGCTGGATGCAACAATTTGTAGACGGGGAAAAGTTATTTTAA
- a CDS encoding bi-domain-containing oxidoreductase: protein MKQIIQNLKNGNTILEEVPAPLVKKGHVLIQTSKTLVSLGTEKMLVEFGKSNLLSKARQQPEKVKQVLDKIKSDGLLPTLEAVFNKLDEPLPLGYCNAGVVIEVGEGLSEFKVGDRVVSNGAHAEFVCVPKNLCALIPENVSDEEAAFTVIGSIGLQGIRLVNPTIGETVVIIGLGLIGLITAELLIANGCEVIGFDFDDKKVALAQSKGVKAFNASKGIDVVKTVEGLTNGIGADAVIITASTKSDEVISQSAQMSRKRGRIVLVGVIGLNINRADFFKKELSFQVSCSYGPGRYDEDYENRGIDYPLAYVRWTEKRNFETILGAIARGKVDVKPLITERVKLDDYMQIYGSMGGASIASIISYDAPQQQAKPKNNVQLNQATFAGSKGVIGIIGSGNFTKMTMLPALKGTGAAYKYIASQSGVSGNALAKKYGFSNSTTDYKQILNDSEVDLVLITTRHNVHASMTIDCLNAGKHVFVEKPLAINNEQLEQVISTYAQLNTKPTVTVGFNRRFSPFIQKAKALLGNANNAINMVATMNAGFIPPEVWVNDLQVGGGRIIGEACHFIDLMTYLNGSKVVSVSMSALGNQVAENTDNAIITLKFENGSQGVINYFANGHKAYSKERVEIYSQGRTLILDNFRRMEGFGFKGFSSMKSKQDKGHKNQFDLLIQAIKNGGNALIPFDEIVNTSQASIAAIESLKTGKTILL from the coding sequence ATGAAACAAATAATACAAAATTTAAAAAACGGAAATACCATATTGGAAGAAGTGCCCGCTCCTTTAGTAAAAAAAGGCCATGTACTGATACAAACTAGCAAAACCCTTGTTTCATTGGGTACCGAAAAAATGTTGGTAGAATTTGGTAAATCAAACCTCCTTTCAAAAGCCCGTCAACAACCCGAAAAAGTGAAGCAGGTATTGGATAAAATTAAATCGGACGGATTATTACCAACACTGGAAGCTGTTTTTAATAAGCTTGATGAGCCGCTTCCTTTAGGTTATTGCAATGCAGGAGTTGTTATTGAAGTAGGCGAAGGTCTAAGCGAATTTAAAGTAGGCGATAGAGTTGTTTCCAATGGCGCCCATGCAGAGTTTGTGTGTGTACCTAAAAATTTGTGTGCTTTAATTCCTGAAAATGTAAGCGATGAAGAAGCCGCTTTTACCGTAATCGGTTCCATAGGTTTACAAGGCATCCGTTTGGTAAACCCAACCATTGGTGAAACCGTAGTTATTATTGGTTTAGGATTAATTGGTTTAATTACTGCCGAATTATTAATAGCCAATGGCTGCGAAGTAATAGGCTTTGATTTTGACGATAAAAAAGTAGCCTTAGCCCAAAGCAAAGGCGTAAAAGCATTCAATGCATCAAAAGGTATTGATGTAGTTAAAACAGTTGAAGGACTTACCAATGGAATAGGTGCCGATGCAGTTATTATTACCGCATCAACCAAAAGTGATGAAGTAATTAGCCAATCAGCACAAATGAGCCGTAAACGCGGACGCATTGTTTTAGTAGGTGTAATTGGATTAAATATAAACAGAGCCGATTTTTTCAAAAAAGAATTAAGCTTTCAGGTATCATGCTCATATGGACCGGGTAGATACGATGAAGATTACGAAAACAGAGGTATAGACTATCCTTTGGCTTATGTAAGATGGACCGAAAAAAGAAACTTTGAAACCATTTTAGGTGCTATAGCAAGAGGCAAAGTTGATGTAAAACCACTCATTACCGAAAGAGTAAAACTAGACGACTATATGCAAATATATGGTTCTATGGGAGGTGCAAGTATTGCTTCAATCATCAGTTACGATGCACCTCAGCAACAGGCAAAACCCAAAAATAATGTACAGTTAAATCAAGCCACTTTTGCGGGTAGCAAAGGCGTTATTGGTATTATAGGTTCTGGTAATTTTACTAAAATGACCATGTTACCTGCACTGAAAGGTACAGGTGCGGCTTACAAATATATTGCGAGTCAAAGTGGTGTTTCAGGCAATGCATTGGCTAAAAAATATGGCTTTAGCAACTCCACCACCGATTACAAACAAATATTAAATGACAGCGAAGTTGATTTGGTTTTAATAACTACCCGCCATAATGTGCATGCAAGCATGACCATTGATTGTTTAAATGCAGGCAAACACGTTTTCGTGGAAAAGCCATTGGCCATTAACAATGAACAATTAGAACAAGTTATTTCAACTTATGCTCAGTTAAATACTAAACCAACCGTCACTGTTGGTTTCAACAGACGCTTCTCCCCTTTCATTCAAAAAGCAAAAGCATTGTTGGGCAATGCCAATAATGCTATCAATATGGTTGCTACCATGAATGCAGGTTTTATTCCACCCGAAGTTTGGGTAAACGATTTACAGGTAGGTGGCGGAAGGATTATTGGCGAAGCTTGTCACTTTATTGATTTAATGACCTATTTAAATGGAAGCAAAGTAGTAAGTGTTTCCATGAGTGCATTGGGTAATCAGGTAGCTGAAAATACAGACAATGCTATTATTACCTTAAAATTTGAAAATGGCTCACAAGGCGTAATCAACTATTTTGCCAATGGCCATAAAGCCTACTCAAAAGAAAGAGTGGAAATATACTCACAAGGCAGAACCCTTATTTTAGATAATTTCAGACGCATGGAAGGATTTGGATTCAAGGGTTTTTCAAGCATGAAAAGCAAACAAGATAAAGGACATAAAAACCAGTTTGATTTATTAATTCAAGCCATTAAAAATGGAGGCAATGCCTTAATTCCTTTTGATGAAATAGTAAATACAAGTCAGGCAAGTATAGCCGCCATTGAAAGCTTAAAAACAGGAAAAACTATTCTTTTATAA
- the wecB gene encoding UDP-N-acetylglucosamine 2-epimerase (non-hydrolyzing) has translation MKITIIAGARPNFMKIAPIIDAMKAEQAAGKNITYRLVHTGQHYDKKMSDDFFTELGIPEPNANLACGGGTQAEQTAAIMVKFEQELLDNPADAILVVGDVTSTMACSIVAKKLNTDVIHVEAGIRSFDLTMPEEINRMVTDAITDHFFTTSEQANINLRNAGQADNKIHFVGNTMIDTLLKQMPRLKKPGIVDELQLQPQSYFVITLHRPANVDEEEKLKSLLFEIINNVNGLPIIFPVHPRTAKMLDSIGIKADNLHMIDPLGYLSFNYLVKNAKAVITDSGGITEETTVMGVPCITLRDNTERPETITVGTNELIGTNPQAVKPALQKLFSGNWKKGGIPDLWDGKTSQRIVAKLLEVYA, from the coding sequence ATGAAAATTACAATTATAGCAGGAGCTCGTCCTAACTTTATGAAAATAGCACCCATTATAGATGCTATGAAAGCAGAACAGGCAGCGGGCAAAAATATAACTTATAGATTAGTACATACCGGCCAGCATTACGACAAGAAAATGTCGGATGATTTTTTCACAGAGCTTGGTATTCCTGAACCCAATGCCAATTTAGCTTGCGGAGGCGGCACACAAGCCGAGCAAACAGCAGCCATCATGGTTAAGTTCGAACAAGAACTATTAGATAATCCTGCTGATGCCATTTTAGTAGTAGGTGATGTTACTTCAACCATGGCTTGTTCCATTGTTGCTAAAAAATTAAATACCGATGTAATACATGTAGAGGCAGGCATACGCTCGTTCGACTTAACAATGCCCGAAGAAATAAACAGGATGGTAACCGATGCCATTACCGATCATTTTTTCACCACATCAGAGCAAGCCAATATCAATTTAAGGAATGCAGGACAAGCTGATAATAAAATACACTTTGTAGGCAATACGATGATTGATACATTGCTGAAACAAATGCCCCGTTTAAAAAAACCGGGTATTGTTGATGAATTACAATTACAACCACAATCGTATTTCGTTATTACCTTACACCGCCCGGCCAATGTGGACGAAGAAGAAAAATTAAAATCATTACTTTTTGAAATTATTAATAATGTAAATGGCTTACCTATTATTTTTCCTGTACATCCGCGTACCGCAAAAATGCTTGACAGCATAGGTATTAAGGCCGATAACCTGCACATGATAGATCCATTGGGTTATTTATCATTTAACTATTTGGTGAAAAATGCCAAAGCAGTGATAACAGATAGCGGAGGCATTACCGAGGAAACAACCGTAATGGGTGTACCTTGTATTACATTACGCGATAATACAGAAAGACCTGAAACCATTACCGTTGGTACCAACGAGTTAATAGGCACCAACCCACAGGCTGTAAAACCGGCACTGCAAAAGTTATTCAGTGGCAATTGGAAAAAAGGCGGTATTCCCGATTTATGGGATGGAAAAACAAGCCAGCGAATAGTAGCAAAACTACTTGAAGTATACGCTTAA